In Deltaproteobacteria bacterium GWC2_55_46, a single window of DNA contains:
- a CDS encoding adenylosuccinate lyase encodes MIERYTRKEMGRIWEPENRFRKWLEVEIAACEAWERLGKIPANSLKTIVRKADFNVARIDEIERTVKHDVIAFLTSVAEFVGPDSRFIHMGLTSSDILDTSLALLLREAADLIIEDIKGLRAALEKKAFEHKNTPTMGRSHGIHAEPMTFGLKMALWYDEMGRNLARMERAKETISYGKLSGAVGTFSQIDPRVEKFVLKKLGLKAESVATQVVHRDRHAEYFTTLALIASSIEKFAVEIRHLQRTEVLEAEEPFTKGQKGSSAMPHKRNPILSENLTGLARLVRGYSVSALENIPLWHERDISHSSVERVIAPDATILVDFMLTRATGLIRDLVVYPQNMLENMDKLKGVVFSQKVLLKLVDKGTTREEAYAIVQRNAMKVWEGLGDFRSLLIDDAEVMNYLTVKEIDSCFDIKPYLKQVDYIFARTFGKKNGDS; translated from the coding sequence GTGATAGAGAGATATACGCGTAAGGAAATGGGGCGCATCTGGGAGCCGGAGAACCGGTTCAGGAAGTGGCTTGAAGTAGAGATCGCCGCGTGCGAGGCGTGGGAGAGGCTCGGCAAGATCCCCGCGAACTCGCTTAAGACCATCGTAAGGAAGGCCGACTTCAACGTCGCGCGCATAGACGAGATAGAAAGGACGGTAAAGCACGACGTCATAGCGTTTCTCACTTCAGTTGCCGAGTTCGTGGGCCCCGATTCCCGCTTCATACACATGGGCCTCACATCTTCAGATATACTCGACACCTCGCTTGCGCTACTTCTCCGTGAGGCGGCGGATCTCATAATAGAGGATATAAAGGGCCTGAGGGCGGCCCTTGAGAAGAAGGCCTTTGAGCACAAGAACACCCCCACGATGGGCCGCTCTCATGGCATACACGCCGAGCCCATGACATTCGGCCTCAAGATGGCCCTCTGGTACGACGAGATGGGCAGGAACCTTGCCCGGATGGAGAGGGCGAAAGAGACTATCTCATACGGCAAGCTCTCCGGGGCCGTAGGCACCTTCTCGCAGATAGACCCGAGGGTAGAGAAGTTCGTGTTGAAGAAGCTCGGCCTTAAGGCCGAATCCGTGGCGACCCAGGTCGTGCACAGGGACAGGCACGCCGAGTACTTCACGACCCTTGCCCTCATAGCTTCGTCCATTGAGAAGTTCGCGGTGGAGATAAGGCACCTCCAGAGGACCGAGGTCCTTGAGGCAGAAGAGCCTTTTACAAAGGGGCAGAAGGGATCTTCCGCCATGCCTCACAAGAGAAACCCGATACTATCCGAGAACCTTACGGGCCTGGCCAGGCTGGTGCGAGGCTACTCGGTGAGCGCCCTTGAGAACATCCCGCTCTGGCACGAAAGGGACATAAGCCATTCGTCGGTAGAAAGGGTCATTGCGCCGGACGCCACCATACTTGTCGATTTCATGTTGACGAGGGCGACCGGCCTCATCAGGGACCTCGTGGTATACCCGCAGAACATGCTCGAGAACATGGATAAGTTGAAAGGCGTGGTCTTCTCGCAGAAGGTTCTCTTGAAGCTCGTCGACAAAGGCACCACGAGGGAAGAGGCATACGCGATAGTCCAGAGGAACGCGATGAAGGTCTGGGAGGGGCTTGGAGACTTCAGGTCGCTCCTTATAGACGACGCCGAGGTGATGAACTATCTCACGGTAAAGGAAATAGACTCCTGCTTTGACATAAAGCCGTATTTGAAGCAGGTGGATTACATATTTGCGAGGACTTTCGGGAAAAAGAATGGCGATTCCTGA